The following are encoded together in the Raineyella sp. LH-20 genome:
- the argE gene encoding acetylornithine deacetylase: MTRPWGRLDDRAVAWLERLLTHDTTSRLSNLPVAELIADECRTLGIAVQLRPDATGRKANLIATLPAADGTTDGGIALSGHMDTVPVDGQEWTSDPYAPEVRDGRLQARGAADMKGFLALVTAALPRFAAARLAEPVHLAFTFDEELAARGAAQMIGDLAALGVRPRACIVGEPTSMRVITGHKSVTIVRIDVRGRSAHSSLPASGCNAVEYAARMCTAFRAITDGWRTEGPYDPDYGVPYSTGGIMTIDGGTARNIVPERCTVVLEFRTVPAVEPTDVVARLREEAAELTRQMQAEQPGTGIDVVVEDMVPTLATTQDSPATRAAIAYGGIPSDEHVTYGTDGGAFHAAGIETVICGPGDIAQAHGVDEYVEIRQLEACQDFLATMLDRLSVAH, translated from the coding sequence ATGACCCGGCCCTGGGGACGCCTCGACGACCGCGCCGTCGCTTGGCTCGAGCGGCTGCTCACCCACGACACCACCAGCAGACTGTCCAATCTCCCGGTGGCCGAGCTGATCGCCGACGAGTGCCGCACCCTCGGCATCGCCGTGCAACTGCGCCCCGACGCCACCGGTCGGAAGGCCAATCTGATCGCCACCCTGCCCGCCGCCGACGGCACCACCGACGGCGGCATCGCACTCAGCGGCCATATGGACACCGTGCCCGTCGACGGTCAGGAGTGGACCTCCGACCCGTACGCCCCAGAGGTCCGCGACGGCCGGCTCCAGGCCCGCGGCGCGGCCGACATGAAAGGTTTCCTGGCCCTGGTCACCGCCGCGCTGCCGCGGTTCGCCGCCGCCCGGCTGGCCGAGCCGGTGCACCTGGCCTTCACCTTCGACGAGGAGCTCGCGGCCCGTGGCGCGGCCCAGATGATCGGCGATCTCGCCGCGCTGGGCGTACGGCCCCGCGCCTGCATCGTCGGCGAGCCCACCTCGATGCGGGTGATCACCGGGCACAAGTCGGTCACCATCGTCCGGATCGATGTCCGGGGCCGGTCCGCCCACTCCTCACTGCCCGCATCCGGCTGCAATGCCGTCGAGTACGCCGCCCGGATGTGCACCGCCTTCCGGGCGATCACCGACGGCTGGCGCACCGAGGGGCCGTACGATCCCGACTACGGGGTGCCGTACTCCACCGGAGGGATCATGACGATCGACGGTGGGACCGCCCGCAACATCGTTCCTGAGCGGTGCACGGTGGTGCTGGAGTTCCGCACCGTCCCCGCCGTCGAGCCGACCGACGTCGTCGCCCGGCTGCGGGAGGAAGCTGCCGAGCTCACCCGGCAGATGCAGGCCGAACAGCCCGGCACCGGGATCGACGTGGTTGTCGAGGACATGGTGCCCACCCTCGCCACCACGCAGGACTCGCCCGCCACCCGCGCCGCGATCGCCTACGGTGGGATTCCCAGCGACGAGCACGTGACGTACGGCACCGACGGCGGCGCCTTCCACGCCGCGGGGATCGAGACGGTGATCTGCGGTCCCGGCGACATCGCCCAGGCCCACGGGGTGGACGAGTACGTCGAGATCCGCCAGCTCGAGGCGTGCCAGGACTTCCTGGCGACGATGCTCGACCGCCTGTCCGTCGCCCACTGA
- a CDS encoding pyridoxamine 5'-phosphate oxidase family protein: MAYVENEAVTVMSDEEAWALLAQEPLGRLATTIGDDIEMFPVNYVLDGETVVFRTAQGSKLFELTVNSRVAFEVDAYAGEGGWSIVVHGDAEVLEDPAEVERVEQLPLRPWVPTIKTIYVRIRPRYVSGRRFRFGDEPEAWHL; the protein is encoded by the coding sequence ATGGCGTACGTCGAGAACGAAGCAGTCACGGTGATGAGCGACGAGGAGGCCTGGGCCCTGCTGGCACAGGAGCCGCTCGGGCGGCTGGCCACCACCATCGGTGATGACATCGAGATGTTCCCGGTCAATTACGTTCTGGACGGGGAGACGGTGGTCTTCCGCACCGCCCAGGGCAGCAAGCTCTTCGAGCTGACGGTGAACTCGCGGGTCGCCTTCGAGGTCGATGCGTACGCCGGCGAGGGTGGCTGGAGCATCGTGGTGCACGGCGACGCGGAGGTGCTCGAGGACCCGGCGGAGGTCGAGCGGGTGGAGCAGCTGCCACTGCGTCCCTGGGTGCCCACCATCAAGACCATCTACGTACGGATCCGGCCGCGCTACGTCTCCGGCCGGCGGTTCCGATTCGGCGACGAGCCGGAGGCTTGGCACCTCTGA
- a CDS encoding ATP-dependent DNA helicase RecG, protein MTALGGWRSETYAALDQRIGLVVGAQEKAFTALGLHTVGDLMHHVPRRYVVGTELSDLSDLQVGTHVALLARVAEVHPHPGPPGKKSRGRLEVQLTDGRHRLSATFFGANHLLDWWQRSLTPGARGIFSAKVGEFRGQPQLGHPDYVIVDEQGFFVAGSDRNRSMASVFRGGPIGIYPASAKLPTWDIAEAAGLALHALGDLPDPWPSWVRERAELPPLSEALQAVHRPSTLAEVDAGLARLAFDEALEVQLTMAYRRADRTLLAAAPRRAADGGLLSTFDARLPFELTDGQQQVSREIEADLAGDVAMQRLLQGEVGSGKTVVALRAMLAVVDAGGQAALLAPTEVLAVQHYHSITTMLGDIAAGGMLGGTRVTLLTGSMTGAQKKRSQLAIASGEAGIVIGTHALLSEAVQFADLGLVVVDEQHRFGVEQRNALTAKADLHPHVLVMTATPIPRSVALTIYGDLEVSTLREVPAGRADVITTVVDVTAHPRWVDRAWERAREEVANGRQVFVVCPRISPEGDAVDPVNGWSLEEVVDRLHRTPLNDVRIGVLHGQLPTEEKDRVMAQFSAGDLDVLVATTVIEVGVDVPNASMMVICDAARFGISQLHQLRGRIGRGRFPGLCLLLAATREESGAENSMARLEGLAATRDGFALADLDLEQRREGNVLGTTQAGAHTGMRLLNVTRDADLIGFARDIAEQAVRDDPEAATPGFHDAIRRMELVSLDE, encoded by the coding sequence ATGACGGCGCTGGGCGGCTGGCGGTCCGAGACGTACGCGGCGCTGGACCAGCGGATCGGTCTGGTCGTCGGTGCTCAGGAGAAGGCGTTCACTGCGTTGGGACTGCACACCGTCGGCGACCTGATGCACCACGTTCCTCGCCGCTATGTGGTCGGGACGGAGCTGAGCGACCTGTCCGACCTCCAGGTCGGCACGCACGTCGCGCTGCTGGCCCGGGTCGCCGAGGTGCACCCGCATCCCGGTCCGCCGGGAAAGAAGAGCCGCGGACGACTCGAGGTGCAGCTCACCGACGGCCGCCACCGGCTGTCTGCCACCTTCTTCGGCGCCAACCACCTGCTGGACTGGTGGCAGCGCTCCCTCACGCCAGGCGCCCGTGGCATCTTCTCCGCGAAGGTCGGCGAGTTCCGGGGCCAGCCCCAGCTGGGTCACCCCGACTACGTGATCGTCGACGAGCAGGGCTTCTTCGTCGCAGGCTCGGACCGCAACCGGTCGATGGCCAGTGTGTTCCGCGGCGGGCCGATCGGCATCTACCCGGCCAGCGCCAAGCTGCCGACCTGGGACATCGCCGAGGCGGCCGGTCTGGCCTTGCACGCCCTCGGCGACCTGCCCGATCCGTGGCCGTCCTGGGTCCGTGAGCGAGCAGAGCTGCCGCCTCTCAGCGAGGCGCTGCAGGCGGTGCACCGGCCCTCCACGCTGGCCGAGGTCGACGCCGGACTGGCCCGCCTCGCCTTCGACGAGGCGCTCGAGGTCCAGCTCACCATGGCCTATCGGCGCGCAGACCGCACCCTGTTGGCCGCGGCGCCGCGCCGGGCGGCCGATGGCGGACTGCTCAGCACCTTCGACGCCCGCCTGCCGTTCGAGCTCACCGACGGCCAGCAGCAGGTGAGCCGGGAGATCGAGGCCGACCTCGCCGGGGACGTGGCCATGCAGCGCCTGCTCCAGGGCGAGGTCGGGTCGGGCAAGACGGTGGTCGCGCTGCGGGCGATGCTCGCGGTGGTCGATGCCGGCGGCCAGGCCGCCCTGCTGGCACCCACCGAGGTGCTGGCGGTGCAGCACTACCACTCGATCACCACGATGCTGGGCGACATCGCGGCCGGCGGGATGCTCGGCGGCACCCGGGTGACGCTGCTGACCGGATCGATGACCGGCGCCCAGAAGAAACGCAGCCAGCTCGCGATCGCCTCCGGCGAGGCGGGGATCGTCATCGGCACCCACGCGCTGCTCTCCGAGGCCGTCCAGTTCGCCGATCTGGGTCTGGTGGTCGTCGACGAGCAGCATCGCTTCGGGGTGGAGCAGCGTAACGCCCTGACCGCCAAGGCCGACCTGCACCCGCACGTCCTGGTGATGACCGCCACGCCGATCCCACGGTCCGTGGCGCTGACGATCTACGGCGACCTGGAGGTGTCGACCCTCCGCGAAGTCCCCGCCGGCCGAGCCGACGTCATCACCACCGTCGTCGACGTCACCGCCCACCCTCGGTGGGTCGACCGGGCGTGGGAGCGGGCCCGGGAGGAGGTGGCGAACGGACGCCAGGTCTTCGTCGTCTGTCCACGGATCTCCCCCGAGGGCGACGCGGTCGACCCGGTCAATGGGTGGTCACTGGAGGAGGTCGTCGACCGGCTGCACCGTACGCCCCTGAACGATGTACGGATCGGTGTGTTGCACGGTCAGTTGCCGACCGAGGAGAAGGACCGGGTGATGGCCCAGTTCTCCGCCGGTGACCTCGACGTCCTGGTGGCAACGACCGTGATCGAGGTCGGCGTGGATGTGCCGAATGCGTCGATGATGGTGATCTGCGACGCCGCCCGGTTCGGCATCTCCCAGCTGCACCAGTTGCGCGGACGGATCGGCCGGGGTCGGTTTCCCGGGCTGTGCCTGCTGCTCGCCGCCACCCGGGAGGAGAGTGGCGCGGAGAACAGCATGGCACGCCTGGAAGGACTCGCCGCCACCCGCGACGGCTTCGCGCTGGCGGACCTCGACCTGGAACAGCGCCGTGAGGGCAACGTGCTCGGCACCACCCAGGCCGGGGCCCACACCGGGATGCGACTGCTGAACGTGACCCGAGACGCCGACCTCATCGGCTTCGCCCGCGACATCGCCGAGCAGGCCGTCCGTGACGATCCCGAGGCCGCCACGCCGGGGTTCCACGACGCCATCCGCCGGATGGAACTGGTCAGCCTGGACGAATGA
- the rpmB gene encoding 50S ribosomal protein L28: MAAVCDVCAKGPGFGHNVPWSKKKTNRRWNPNIQRVRVTMNGTTKRMNVCTSCLKAGKVSR; the protein is encoded by the coding sequence ATGGCTGCCGTATGTGACGTCTGCGCCAAGGGCCCGGGCTTTGGACACAACGTGCCTTGGTCGAAGAAGAAGACGAATCGTCGTTGGAACCCGAACATCCAGCGCGTCCGCGTGACGATGAACGGGACGACCAAGCGCATGAACGTGTGCACCTCCTGCCTCAAGGCCGGCAAGGTCTCTCGCTGA
- the coaD gene encoding pantetheine-phosphate adenylyltransferase, with protein sequence MKVICPGSFDPVTHGHLDIIERSARSFDEVVVGVGRNTSKNGLFTLDDRLSMLTQACAHLPNVMVDPIDGLLAEYCRTHGVGAIVKGLRFASDFDYELQMAQMNKQLTGVETILLPTAAQWSFVSSTLVREIALMDGDVSTFVPDFVVTALKVQADHRRNEAAAPGEEATS encoded by the coding sequence GTGAAGGTCATCTGCCCCGGCTCGTTCGACCCGGTGACACACGGTCACCTCGACATCATCGAGCGCTCCGCCCGATCCTTCGACGAGGTGGTGGTCGGGGTCGGTCGCAACACGTCGAAGAACGGACTGTTCACCCTCGACGACCGACTGTCGATGCTCACCCAGGCCTGCGCGCATCTGCCGAACGTGATGGTCGACCCGATCGACGGCCTGCTCGCCGAATACTGCCGGACCCACGGCGTGGGCGCCATCGTCAAGGGACTGCGGTTCGCCTCCGACTTCGACTACGAGCTGCAAATGGCCCAGATGAACAAGCAGCTCACCGGCGTGGAGACGATCCTCCTGCCGACGGCGGCCCAGTGGTCCTTCGTCTCCTCCACCCTGGTGCGCGAGATCGCCCTGATGGACGGCGATGTCTCCACCTTCGTCCCGGACTTCGTGGTGACCGCCCTCAAGGTCCAGGCCGACCACCGACGCAACGAGGCCGCGGCACCCGGTGAGGAGGCAACGTCATGA
- the rpsO gene encoding 30S ribosomal protein S15 — MDAAEKQKIIDEYATHPGDTGSPDVQVALLTKRIAHLTEHLKEHKGDHHSRRGLMLMVGQRRRLLNYIAKNDIEHYRALIARLGLRR; from the coding sequence ATGGATGCTGCCGAGAAGCAGAAGATCATCGATGAGTACGCGACCCACCCCGGCGACACCGGCTCCCCGGACGTCCAGGTGGCCCTGCTCACCAAGCGCATCGCGCACCTGACCGAGCACCTCAAGGAGCACAAGGGTGACCACCACTCCCGTCGTGGCCTGATGCTCATGGTCGGCCAGCGCCGTCGTCTCCTCAACTACATCGCGAAGAACGACATCGAGCACTACCGTGCGCTGATCGCTCGCCTGGGTCTGCGTCGCTGA
- the rsmD gene encoding 16S rRNA (guanine(966)-N(2))-methyltransferase RsmD: MTRIIAGSHGGRRLTTPPGARTRPTTDRVREAVFSALESWSADGLTGLAFLDLYAGSGAMALEAASRGARPVTAAESDRRTAEVIRRNARELGLTIDLRTTPVEELLAGTAPRAYDIIWADPPYPVPTEQLEQVLGRVWATGWLAADGLLVVERSSRDRDPQWPDGIDAWSRRYGETTIHYAQEAR; this comes from the coding sequence GTGACACGCATCATCGCCGGATCCCACGGTGGCCGACGCCTCACCACCCCACCGGGGGCCCGGACCCGCCCCACCACGGACCGGGTGCGGGAGGCGGTGTTCTCCGCACTGGAGTCCTGGTCGGCCGACGGGCTGACCGGGCTGGCCTTCCTCGACCTCTACGCCGGCTCCGGCGCGATGGCCCTGGAGGCGGCCAGCCGCGGTGCCCGACCCGTGACGGCGGCCGAGTCGGACCGACGCACTGCGGAGGTGATCCGGCGCAACGCCCGCGAACTCGGTCTGACGATCGATCTCCGGACGACGCCGGTGGAGGAGCTGCTGGCCGGCACTGCTCCCCGGGCGTACGACATCATCTGGGCCGATCCGCCCTACCCGGTGCCGACCGAACAGCTGGAGCAGGTGCTCGGCCGGGTCTGGGCCACCGGTTGGCTCGCCGCCGACGGCCTGCTCGTGGTCGAACGATCCTCCCGCGACCGGGACCCGCAGTGGCCGGACGGCATCGATGCCTGGTCGCGTCGCTATGGTGAGACAACGATCCACTACGCCCAGGAGGCCCGGTGA